GACTGTTATGCTTGGATTGTATTTTGAGAATGGGCGTCGCTGGGTCAAGCGGAGATTGTGCTATGGGGGAACACTGAAATCGTGTGAGTTGCTGATGAATGTGCTGCGAAATGCTCTGAAGTTGCTCCGAAATGAGTTGAAATTTTACGAGACATGGGGAACCGGTGCTTTTTATTCCAGTGCAGATGAGGTGAAAATCGACGGCGATTCAGGTGCTGTTGTGTTATTAGTGCGTTGTGTTCCGGTGCACGCATCGTCCGCCTCGCGCGCGAAGCACAATTGCACAAGAATACGATTCGGGGAGCGTCGATCAAGTCCAGTCTGTTCAGTCGCGTGCAGGTGATTTTCAGGGAAGCAGATCAACAGGTGGGTATGTATGTGTCGTCGGTGTTACGGAAGGGACGTTTCGCGTCAGCAGTGATGGGGAAAAGAAAAAAGCGAAGGCCAACCGGAGTTGACCTTCGCTGATGACTTCGAATGGTAGAAAAATCAGTAAGGGATTTCGACATCATGCAGATGCATGAACTGGTTCAGCCTGGTGATTTCCAGGACCTCACGGATATCTTCCGAGGGGTTATACAAATGGATGTCGATGTTGAGATCTCGCATGGAAGCCAGCAGCCCGAGCATGCCGCTCGGAATCAATGTGACGCCGGTGAGGTCGAGAGCCAGTGTTTCACACTGATTTTCTTTGACCAGTTCCAGCAATTCATCTCGAATATCTTTGACGCTGAACGTATCAAGGATATCCTTCCCGCCAAACCCTGCCACACAAAGTGGACCGGAATGGTAAACCTGGAGTATGCCTCCCTGTTGGACCGTCATCTTGTACTCATCCTTATGAAAGGGACAGGAAACGCAGCAGAAGAAAAAAATATAAGTAAGAGAACAACAATGTCCCGCGTACTGCTTCGCGTTTCAGATGCTTGACGCAAGCATACTCTGGCAATTCATGTGCCAATCGTTGGGGACCGGAATACTGGAGACGTGAACGAATCAGCGCTTAAAGAGCGGTGCTCATAAGCCTAATAATAATAGTATCTTACAGTAGACCCACCCACTTATTTAAAGTAACTGTTAAATTAAGGAGTCGCAAAAGAGTGCAGTAAAATACCTCACCCTGTAGTAATTTGAAACACAGGGTCGTTGACACTCTGCCCGTGGTGGGCGCACGCTTTGCCCTGATAAGCGGCAGCAGAGGGTTGGCGCTGAAACCAAAGAAAAAGCCCGCTCGACAGATTGCCAAGCGGGCTTTGGATTCGCGGGAATCCACTAAGGGTATTGTTAGCGGTTCGGGTTTAGCGAACCCGAGCCTTGAAGGTGACGACACCTCCGGTGTGTCCTTTGACGGTTTCATCGACTTCGAAGGTCAGGATCAGGCTGCCTTCCTGATTGTCTTCGACGATGAGCCGGCCTGCTCTGTCTGAGGTGGCACTGTCTTCGATGTATTCCAGACGCGGTGTCAGGTTGTCGACGATCTTGATGCCTTCGACATCGAAGTCACCCACGTTTTCATATTTGATGGTAAACAGGATCTCGTCACCCGGCTTGGCATTTTTCTTGTCAGCCATTTTGACGAGCTGCAGATTGCCTTCGGTTTTACGTTTGTCTTCGATGCCGACGTATTCTTCCGGTTTGACGGCACTCTTTGAAGAGTGAGCCGACTGGGAGCGAATCGCGATGACAGGGAACTGAGCTCGCGACCAGATGGCTGCGGCCTGAACCTGGTAAGCGATGCGTGCCTCGTCCGACTGTTCGAACTGTCCGGTGGTTTCGGTGCCGGTATCCTGGTAGAGGTTGGTCAGCTTAGTATGACCGCCCAGGAGGGCCGTTTGTCCCACAGCACCCTGCTGTTGTTCAGTTTCGACGCCACTGGCGCGGGAACGCATGCGGATGCCTTCGAGCTGCTCACGCTGTTTGTGTTGTGAGATCACAGTCCGAGCATCGATGCCGACACCTTTAACGGTATCTTCCGTGGTGGCCAGAGCATCGATTGATGTTCCGGACAGAGGAGTGCTGGCGGTGCGAATCGCAGCGAAACGGGGTGCGTAGACCGCGACCCGGTTTGATTTCTTGACTTCGTGATTGCCTTTGTGGGTCTGGTATTCCACGATGGTATCTTCGGTATCCAGTCCCAGGCGGCTGTAGTCGTCATAATGGACGGGGTTTTCGCGATCACCGCCGTCGAACAGATATTCGTCGGGGTACATTCTGACCATTTCAGGATCGCTGCCGGCGGGCAGTGTATAATCTCGCTGAACCGCAGGCGAAAACTCGCAGTATGCAGGACGTGGAGGACAGGCAGCCGGCATCGGTTGTTGATAAGCGACCTGTTGAATCGGTGAGGCAGCTGCAGGCTGTTTCGCTGGCGCGGAAAGACGCGCCGCTCCGACATTGGCATCAAAGTCGGCATGCTGAATAGCAGGAGGCTGCTGATCGATGGGTGAAGCGGTCTGTTTGCCCCAGGGAAGTGATCCTGTGACAGGAGACAGACTGGAACATCCGCTACTGACACTCAGCAGTATCATCGCAGCCGCAGAGCAGACACGCTGCACTCGCGATGCTCCTCTCAATTTTCGGTACGACAGATTCAACACGGGATTTCCTTCACTTACACCATTCTCAGTTCTGGTCAGCCGGAGCCTGTAATTCGACTACAGGAGCACCACCATAAAACGCGGGATCTTCGCCACGCGTTGAAGGCAGTCGGCCGCCAATTCGTAAGATCAACATCGGACGCCCTAACAGATCGGCTTCGGCGATCAGATTCTTCTGCGCTGAGATCGATTGTGTCGGCTGTTTCTGATAAGTCGCTGGAACCGCAGTCTGGGGACGTTCCAGGTACACAACCTTGGAAACCATTCTGCCAGACATGACCAGTTCGATATCTTCTTCGGTAATGCTCACCGGCACGGGATACTGTTCTGCCAGTCCCGCTGGTGGATGCAGGCGATCGATGAGTTCAATCGTCGGATACAGCTCGACACCCGGAAATTCAGGCATGTCGCTGATTTTGACGCGATAGACATAACCGACGGCAAAGCCAATCGGAGCAGGTGATGCTTTCCGAATCGTCTGCTCGGGACCATTCACATAGAAAGTGACGGTTCCCTTGGAGGGCAGCGAAACCCGCATCGGCTGAATATAGCCTTCCTGAACCTGACCGGAGAGAGCGGCCCACTGTCCGGCAACTCCCGGAGGTGTGCGCTGATTGAGGGGATGGTAGAACCGGTTCCCCACATTGTATTGCCGTCCGCCAACCATCTGCTGCGACCAGGCGGTCTGCAGATCCATGACAAAAACGATCATGGTCATTAACAGCATGGCTAATAAGCGTGATCGGTTTTGTCGAATGAAACTTGTCATAACAGAAATTTTCTACAATCAGTTGTCCGAAAGGATGACAGGAGAAAAATCAAGACGGTTGCGAAGCAGGAGAGGATACAGGTAGAGCAGAAGTGCAATCGAAAAGACAAGGGGCAGCACTCCCTGCAGGCGACAGGGAGTGCTGCGTGGGTCCTGAGTCTTTTAATATCCCGGGCCGGGAGCCATCGTACGAGGATACGATACCTGGCCTGGAGAGTGTACCGGATGACTTTCTGAGTACTGGATGTACTTGACAGGTTTCGGCAGGCTTGGAGCCGGATCCTGTTTGACATCGATCAGGAAGTGATCAACCGGTTTCGGAAGGTTTGTCTTGGAGACATTCCGAATGGTGTGTGATTTCAGACTGGCAGGTCCCCCCAGCGGAATGTGAGGAGGTCCGGGCAATCCGATCGGTGTACCGGTCATCGGCATACCCCAGGCGGGAGTCGGTCCCATGCCTGCAATCGGGTTGTAAGCCGGCTGACCAGGTGCTCCCATTCCTCCGACCATGGTCGGAACCGGGACACCGGAAGTCACACCAATGGTATCTCCGGGGATCGGCATGGGAGCCATGTGAGCTCCTGCGTCACCATCGTAAGAGACCTGTGATACTGTTTCGTTTCCACCGTCACCGGAGGGCATCTCCAGATCCATGTTACCCATCCGCAGGACAGCCATGATCGTACCGCGACGATCTGCTTCTGCAACAGGGTCTACACCGGGATCAAGACGGGTAGAAACCAGAGTTTCGACACCGGCGATTGCCAGTTCCTGGAATTTTTCATCCGGCAGGTAGATGACCTTGGTAACAAAGTTGTTACTTTCAACCTGATCCAGGTCTTCCGGAGTGATTTCCAGAGGAATACTGTTGTGTGACAGGTAGGCATCGGTCGTCGGATGCGACGGATAAACCTGCAGTGACGGATACAGTGCCGGAATTGAGCGGCCCGGAATGTGTGACAGCTTTAACCGGTAGGTTGCCCCCTGGTTAAAGTTGTAACGTCCAGGAGCGGTGATCTGGTTTTCGGCATAACCTTCCGCAACCTGCCAGCCCACTTTCATGCCAGCGGGACCCACAAACCGAATCTGTGATGTCCGTGCAGCGAATGCACTGGCTGGTGGTGGTGCCAGCATCGGCAATACGCCGGGACCGGGTCCATCCACCATTGGCCCCGGCCGCTGCATCATGGCAGCGGGTGGAGCAACATACTCACCCTTTTTAATAACTTGCTGTCCGTCGGCTGCACAGCCAACACAGACAACAACCAATGTACCTAAAGCCAGGAAGTAGTACTTCATCATGACCCCTTGTTCGAATACCCCACGACGAATAATGCGACTAGTTAAGTGAAGAACCGCCGATCACAAACACAGACGTCGATTCCTGGGAATTGGGAACAGTCGACGTACGGTTCAAAAAAGACTCAGTTTTCAGGTCGACCCCAAACCCAAATATCCGTTAAAATGCAAAGACCCTGAATTTCAACGCAACACTCTGAGCTGTACGGCCTGCTGACTGCATACTCCAGCCAGCTAGAGGTACATGGATGACCTCATACATCTGTTTTCGGACCGAAGTGGTCTGATTCTTTGATAAATTCGTTTTTTTCCGAACAATTAGAACATGTTACGCAATTTAACTTTTATGGTCGGCTTCCTGTTACTGGCAGGACTCTACAACTTTTTTCCCTGGGAACAGTTATCACAAGCTGCTGCTGCTAATAAGGATACAGCGACAGCTCCCCAGACGAGTCTGGCCCTGGCTGATCCGGAAAGCAGTCCCGCGGAAAGCCCGGATGGTGATTCTTCAGGCGAAAAGAATCTGAAAAAAAATCCGGCTTATGCAGAGGCACTCCTCAAAAAATCGCGGGAGAAACTGCTGGCCTACAGCTCAATTCAGGCGGAAATCACGGAAACGGTGCAGATCGGCCCCAAGCCGTTTCACATTAAAGGGAAGTATCTGCAGGGAAAAGACCTCAAGCTCAGACTGGAATTCGAAGTCCAAAGTCGTAAAGAGGACGGAAAACCGGTCGGAACCCTGCTCGAAATCTGTGATGGACAGGTTCTCTGGACCGAACACAATATAAAGGGGAATTCACGAGTCACCCGCCGTGATGTACAGGCGATCCTGAAACAGGCCCAGATGAATCCCAATTCCCAACCAAATCTGCTGGTGGCTGAACTCGGTCTGGGGGGACTGCCCGGGCTGTTAGCTGCGATTCAGAAGAACATGCAGTTTGAAAGCGTCGCCGAACGAACCATCAGCGGTAAAACCCTGACCGTTCTGAATGGAAGCTGGAAAGAAGGCTTTCTCGCGCAGTTTAAAGGGGGAGATCCCAATGCCCCGGCCCAGTTACCCGCTTATGTGCCGGATGGAGTCAGAATTTATCTCGATCCGGACTCCCTGTTTCCACGCCGGATTGTCTATCTGAAAAAGAACCAGGAAACCATGGAGAGTATGGTGACCCTGAATTTCAGTAAGGTGACCCTGAATGCACCTATTGCCGCGACGCAATTCGCGTATGAACCACCCGATGGTGTGTTTCCGGTGGATATCACTCATCAATACCTTAAACAGTTAAGCCAATAAACACGTATGAAACGTAGCCGGGCTCCCGTTCTGTCACGCTTTCGGGTGGAATCGAGGGAGGCCTGGCAATCTGGTCTCACATTAAACTCTGAAATATCATACACTTAATGAACTTAGACCTGCGTTTGATCCTTTCCGGAAGCCAGTTAGACCTGCGGACCACTCCTCATGCCGGCAGCATTAACAGAACTTGAACAGCGAACCTCCCGCTGGCAGAAAAACTCGCCTCTGCTGGTGGTTCCGAGTTGGGCTGCTTCACTGGCCATTCATTCGCTGATTCTGCTGATTCTGATCTCCAGCCTCAACCGCTGTGACAGTGGACAAACCGGCGGTGATGAAGGGGAACTCCGCAGTGTGGGCATCTACGTCAAACAGTCCCCCGATGCTGATCAACCGGAAGACGCGGATCAGGAACCACAGGAAACGCTTGAAAACCAGCCAACTCCGCTGGCGCAACCACAGGTGACGGAGGTCATGGACCAGAAACCGCCCGTGGATCCACAATTACCTGAACTCAACACCAAGCTGCTGGGAGCAGGCCCGGTGCAGTCGCCAAATCTCCCGAACTCACCCAATTCAGATCCCACCAGCGATCTGGTAATGTCGCCAGCAGCAGCCCTGGCCCCACCTGTGATGGGTTCTGGAAAAGTCAACTTTTTTGACGCAGTCGATTCCGGCAAGCGATTTGTGTTCGTCATGGACTGCTCAGGCAGTATGGCAGCTCCCCAGGGGGCCCCGATTCGTAAGGCGCGTTCCGAGCTCATCGCCAGTCTGTCCGGGCTTAATCATCATCAGCAGTTCCAGATCATCTTCTACAATACAGCCACCCGGGCGATGAAACATCGCGGAAACGACTCCGAAATGCCCTATGCTTCGGACATCAACCGCACGCTGGCGCGTCAGTTTATCCAGAGTGTCGAGCCCGATGGCGGCACTGATCACCTGCCCGCCTTAAAGAGAGCTTTAAGTTTTCACCCAGATGTCATATTCTTTCTCACGGACGCGAAACATCCCCAGCTCTCCAGTGCAGATCTGAATGAAATTCGCCGTCTGAATGCTGGTAAAGCGAAGATTCACTGCATCGAATTCGGCGAGGGCTTTCCGGTGAAAGAGGGGAATTCCCTCGATAAGCTCGCGCGACAGAATCGAGGCAGTTACCGCTATTACAACGTCCGTAAATTTATTATCAAACGCTAGGAGCTCAGCACGATTGACTTTGCTGATCTTCTCTGGATTCATCTAACCTCTGAGAAAGTTGCTGCTGCATGTCCGCCACGGTTTCTAAAGCGACCCGCTATACCCTGCTGCTGATCTGCCTGATCTTCTGCGTAGGCTGTGATCAGTACACAAAGAAGATTGCGGTCGAGAATCTGCAGAACAAACGCCCCATTACCTATTTCAATAACACACTCCGCATGGAATATGCCGAGAACACCGGGGCTTTCCTGAGTGTCGGCAGTGGTCTCTCTAAACCGGTCCGCTTCTTCCTGCTGGTCGTAGCTAACGCCGCTTTTCTATTGATTGTCGCCGGTATGCTGATCTTCCGCTGGCAGATGCCCCTGGTTCAGTTTATTGCCCTCTCGCTCTTGCTGGCAGGAGGCATCGGCAACCTGATTGATCGTGTCTTTCTCAACGGAATCGTTATCGACTTTCTGAATATTGGTCTCGGTCCATTGCGCACTGGCATATTTAATGTAGCCGACATGGCAATTACCGGCGGTGCGATTCTGATGCTGATCTCCTGGCTCTTTACCAAGGAACCGAAGCAGCAGAATTCCGATTCACAACCGACTCCCCCGGATCAGGCGGCCCCCACAGCTGCGGAGTAACCTGCCCCGAGATTTGGAAACCCGGAATTGATGAAGTGTACTTTTTTGATCATGATCCTGACTGTGGCAGCCCTGACCGGGTTCACCAGCTCAGCCGCTGCGCAGGATAAGATCGAAGTCCGCCCCGATCATCATGTGGGCCAGGCAACACTCCCCTGCACGATTCTCGATTTCACCCAGTCAGAAATCAAAGTCAAGCTGCTGCCCAGCGGTACAGTCCGCACCTATCCCGGCTCGGAAATCGTCAAGGTGCATACGCCCCAGACGGAATCTCACCAGCGCGGTCTGGAACAGATGCACCAGGGCAAATACGACAAAGCCACTCAGTCCTTCAGTGAAGCGTTGAATATCGAAAACCGTACCTGGGTCCGACGCGAGATTCTCGCTCAGCTGATTAAAGCGGCTCTGTTTCAGGGGGACATCCTGAAGGCGGCACTTCGCTTCCAGACGATGGTCGAACATGAGCCGGACGCACGCTATTTTGAACTGATCCCCCTCGACTGGTCGATCAGCGAAAGCCTCTCTCCAGCTCGTAGTGCAGCACGAGGCTGGTTGACGGATCCTAACGAAGTCAGACAACTGCTCGGCGCCAGCATTCTGCTGACAGCCCCGGATTATGCGGCCCAGTCGGAAGCAACCCTGCGTTCCCTGGCCACCAGCACCAATCGGAATATCCAGCAACTGGCACGCGCCCAACTCTGGCGACTCCGACTGCGAGCAGGCGACATCAGCCTGCTGGAACTGCAGCGCTGGGAACGGAATCTGAAACTGATCCCGGAACATCTCCGGGGAGGCCCCTGTTATCTGCTTGGTGCAGGCTACGCTCAACTCGACCGTCACGGCCAGGCCGCAGCCTGGTATCTCTGGGTCCCCCTGGGTTATGCTGCCAATCCGCAGCTGTCCGCCGATGCCAGTCTCAAGGCCGCCGATTCACTCAAGGCCATGGGGCAGTCAGCTAATGCCCTGCGGCTCTACCAGGAAACCGTCGCCCGTTATCCAACAACGACAGCGCGACAGATGGCCGAACAGATGATCAATCAACTGATGCAGGAAGCAGGTCAGAAAAACTGATCACGGGAAAACAACCATTTGAATTCACGAACACACTGGAAAAGAATATTTTGATGGATCGCAGTAAATCACCACTGAAGAGATTCGCACTCTGTTGCCTGCTCTGCTGCCTGAGCCTGTTGACACCCGCTCTCTGCCTGGCGGCTGATGATTCTGGGGACGCTGGTGCTTCCGAAGTATCAAAAGTCGATCTGCGTCAGCTGGTAGATGATGCGGGAACCATCGGTATCATTATTGCCGTACTCAGCATCGCGATGGTCGCGCTGATTGTTGAACACCTTATCAGCATACGCAGCAACGCCCTGATGCCTCCTGGACTTGCAGAAGAAGTCCACTCCCTGATCGCACAGCAGCAATATCGCAGTGCCGACTCGGTCTGCAAATCGAATCCCAGCTTCCTGTCCTATATCCTTTCCGCCGGTCTGTCTGAGGTTCAAATGGGATACGGAGCGGTCGAGAAGGCCATGGAAGACGCCGCCATGCAGCAGTCTGCCCGCCTGAATCGTAAAATCGAA
The nucleotide sequence above comes from Gimesia sp.. Encoded proteins:
- the lspA gene encoding signal peptidase II; translated protein: MSATVSKATRYTLLLICLIFCVGCDQYTKKIAVENLQNKRPITYFNNTLRMEYAENTGAFLSVGSGLSKPVRFFLLVVANAAFLLIVAGMLIFRWQMPLVQFIALSLLLAGGIGNLIDRVFLNGIVIDFLNIGLGPLRTGIFNVADMAITGGAILMLISWLFTKEPKQQNSDSQPTPPDQAAPTAAE
- a CDS encoding isopeptide-forming domain-containing fimbrial protein, which codes for MQRVCSAAAMILLSVSSGCSSLSPVTGSLPWGKQTASPIDQQPPAIQHADFDANVGAARLSAPAKQPAAASPIQQVAYQQPMPAACPPRPAYCEFSPAVQRDYTLPAGSDPEMVRMYPDEYLFDGGDRENPVHYDDYSRLGLDTEDTIVEYQTHKGNHEVKKSNRVAVYAPRFAAIRTASTPLSGTSIDALATTEDTVKGVGIDARTVISQHKQREQLEGIRMRSRASGVETEQQQGAVGQTALLGGHTKLTNLYQDTGTETTGQFEQSDEARIAYQVQAAAIWSRAQFPVIAIRSQSAHSSKSAVKPEEYVGIEDKRKTEGNLQLVKMADKKNAKPGDEILFTIKYENVGDFDVEGIKIVDNLTPRLEYIEDSATSDRAGRLIVEDNQEGSLILTFEVDETVKGHTGGVVTFKARVR
- a CDS encoding STAS domain-containing protein translates to MTVQQGGILQVYHSGPLCVAGFGGKDILDTFSVKDIRDELLELVKENQCETLALDLTGVTLIPSGMLGLLASMRDLNIDIHLYNPSEDIREVLEITRLNQFMHLHDVEIPY
- a CDS encoding MotA/TolQ/ExbB proton channel family protein, with translation MDRSKSPLKRFALCCLLCCLSLLTPALCLAADDSGDAGASEVSKVDLRQLVDDAGTIGIIIAVLSIAMVALIVEHLISIRSNALMPPGLAEEVHSLIAQQQYRSADSVCKSNPSFLSYILSAGLSEVQMGYGAVEKAMEDAAMQQSARLNRKIEYLSVIGTLSPMLGLLGTVWGMILAFSEFTAKANPDVAELAPGISKALITTLFGLSVTVPALASFAFFRNRIDELVAQSSLLAEHVFADFKHATVLGNKPVPKQPRKRAEEELAQRMANQQTAPPPGGQET